The window ATCGGGCCTTGTTTCAAGTTTTTTGGATGGCTTTGCAACCACCCCAAACCGCATTACTGCAGCTTGATCTCGACGTCCACGCCAGCGGGCAGATCGAGTTTCATCAGGGCGTCCACAGTTTTGTCTGTGGGGTCCACGATGTCCATCAAACGCTGGTGCGTACGGATTTCCAACTGGTCACGGCTGGTCTTGTTGACGTGCGGCGAGCGCAGGATGTCAAAACGCTTCATGCGTGTTGGCAAAGGCACGGGGCCCTTGACAATCGCGCCGGTGCGCTTGGCGGTGTCAACGATCTCGGCAGCGGACTGGTCGATCAGTTTGTAGTCAAACGCCTTCAGGCGGATGCGGATTTTTTGCTTGGATGACATGTCAATTCCTTGTGGTGATTTTCTGCTTGCTGCAGTGCAATGGCCAGGCCATTGCACTGTCGCGCCACAAAAGAATTAAGCGATGATCTTGGCAACCACGCCAGCGCCAACCGTGCGGCCGCCTTCGCGGATGGCGAAGCGCAAGCCTTCTTCCATCGCAATGGGGTTGATCAACTTCACAGTGATCGACACGTTGTCACCAGGCATCACCATCTCTTTGCCTTCTGGCAACTCGATCGCGCCGGTCACGTCAGTCGTACGGAAGTAGAACTGGGGACGGTAGTTGTTGAAGAAAGGCGTGTGACGGCCACCTTCGTCTTTGGACAAGACATAGATCTCGCCCGTGAAGTGGGTGTGCGGCTTGATCGAGCCGGGCTTGCACAGCACTTGGCCGCGCTCGACGTCTTCGCGCTTGGTGCCGCGCAGCAAGATACCGACGTTGTCGCCAGCTTGACCTTGGTCCAGCAGCTTGCGGAACATCTCAACGCCTGTGCAAGTGGTCTTGACCGTGTCTTTGATACCCACGATTTCGATTTCTTCGCCGACTTTGACGATACCGCGCTCGATACGGCCGGTCACCACGGTGCCACGGCCAGAGATGGAGAACACGTCTTCCACGG is drawn from Limnohabitans sp. 63ED37-2 and contains these coding sequences:
- the rpsJ gene encoding 30S ribosomal protein S10 is translated as MSSKQKIRIRLKAFDYKLIDQSAAEIVDTAKRTGAIVKGPVPLPTRMKRFDILRSPHVNKTSRDQLEIRTHQRLMDIVDPTDKTVDALMKLDLPAGVDVEIKLQ